A window of Tripterygium wilfordii isolate XIE 37 chromosome 7, ASM1340144v1, whole genome shotgun sequence contains these coding sequences:
- the LOC120002038 gene encoding protein WHI4 isoform X2 codes for MAQHRQPYDPWAVEGVNTLFVSGLPDDVKAREIHNLFRRRPGFDSCQLKYTGRGNQVVAFATFFNHQSAIAAMHALNGVKFDPQTGSTLHIELARSNSRRKRKPGSGPYVVIDKRCKPTENDQEESSDDDTGDSDSDETASGGSNNDSAEDDLATSKSETTVDAETAVADLNGQARKTVEGGIQPCSTLFIANLGPLCTEDELREALSRYEGFNVIKMRAKGGMPVAFADFQEIEQATKVMEELQGSELPSSDRGGMHIEYARSKMRKS; via the exons ATGGCTCAGCATCGCCAGCCGTACGATCCGTGGGCAGTGGAAGGAGTAAATACGCTTTTCGTTTCGGGGCTGCCGGACGACGTGAAGGCTCGTGAGATTCACAACCTCTTCCGCCGCCGACCTGGCTTCGACTCTTGCCAGCTCAAGTACACCGGCCGCGGCAACCAG GTTGTGGCATTTGCTACATTCTTCAACCATCAATCCGCCATTGCTGCGATGCACGCGTTAAat GGTGTAAAATTCGATCCTCAAACTGGATCCACATTACATATTGAACTTGCAAGGTCAAACTCCAGGAGGAAACGAAAACCGG GTAGTGGACCCTATGTTGTTATTGATAAAAGATGTAAACCCACAGAAAATGATCAAGAAGAGTCAAGTGATGATG ATACAGGAGACAGTGACTCTGATGAAACCGCATCTGGAGGATCCAATAATGATTCTGCAGAGGATGATTTAGCAACCTCAAAGAG TGAGACCACCGTTGATGCTGAAACTGCAGTAGCAGATCTAAAT GGGCAAGCAAGAAAAACTGTCGAGGGAGGTATTCAACCGTGCTCCACTTTGTTTATCGCAAATCTGGGTCCATTGTGTACCGAAGATGAACTAAGAGAAGCTCTTTCTCG ATATGAAGGATTCAATGTGATCAAGATGCGTGCTAAAGGTGGAATGCCAGTTGCGTTTGCTGATTTTCAG GAAATCGAACAAGCTACTAAAGTTATGGAAGAACTTCAGGGAAGCGAGTTACCATCGTCAGATCGAGGCGGCATGCATATAGA GTATGCTAGGTCCAAAATGAGGAAGAGTTAG
- the LOC120002038 gene encoding protein WHI4 isoform X3: protein MAQHRQPYDPWAVEGVNTLFVSGLPDDVKAREIHNLFRRRPGFDSCQLKYTGRGNQVVAFATFFNHQSAIAAMHALNGVKFDPQTGSTLHIELARSNSRRKRKPGSGPYVVIDKRCKPTENDQEESSDDGDSDSDETASGGSNNDSAEDDLATSKSETTVDAETAVADLNQGQARKTVEGGIQPCSTLFIANLGPLCTEDELREALSRYEGFNVIKMRAKGGMPVAFADFQEIEQATKVMEELQGSELPSSDRGGMHIEYARSKMRKS from the exons ATGGCTCAGCATCGCCAGCCGTACGATCCGTGGGCAGTGGAAGGAGTAAATACGCTTTTCGTTTCGGGGCTGCCGGACGACGTGAAGGCTCGTGAGATTCACAACCTCTTCCGCCGCCGACCTGGCTTCGACTCTTGCCAGCTCAAGTACACCGGCCGCGGCAACCAG GTTGTGGCATTTGCTACATTCTTCAACCATCAATCCGCCATTGCTGCGATGCACGCGTTAAat GGTGTAAAATTCGATCCTCAAACTGGATCCACATTACATATTGAACTTGCAAGGTCAAACTCCAGGAGGAAACGAAAACCGG GTAGTGGACCCTATGTTGTTATTGATAAAAGATGTAAACCCACAGAAAATGATCAAGAAGAGTCAAGTGATGATG GAGACAGTGACTCTGATGAAACCGCATCTGGAGGATCCAATAATGATTCTGCAGAGGATGATTTAGCAACCTCAAAGAG TGAGACCACCGTTGATGCTGAAACTGCAGTAGCAGATCTAAAT CAGGGGCAAGCAAGAAAAACTGTCGAGGGAGGTATTCAACCGTGCTCCACTTTGTTTATCGCAAATCTGGGTCCATTGTGTACCGAAGATGAACTAAGAGAAGCTCTTTCTCG ATATGAAGGATTCAATGTGATCAAGATGCGTGCTAAAGGTGGAATGCCAGTTGCGTTTGCTGATTTTCAG GAAATCGAACAAGCTACTAAAGTTATGGAAGAACTTCAGGGAAGCGAGTTACCATCGTCAGATCGAGGCGGCATGCATATAGA GTATGCTAGGTCCAAAATGAGGAAGAGTTAG
- the LOC120002038 gene encoding protein WHI4 isoform X1, whose amino-acid sequence MAQHRQPYDPWAVEGVNTLFVSGLPDDVKAREIHNLFRRRPGFDSCQLKYTGRGNQVVAFATFFNHQSAIAAMHALNGVKFDPQTGSTLHIELARSNSRRKRKPGSGPYVVIDKRCKPTENDQEESSDDDTGDSDSDETASGGSNNDSAEDDLATSKSETTVDAETAVADLNQGQARKTVEGGIQPCSTLFIANLGPLCTEDELREALSRYEGFNVIKMRAKGGMPVAFADFQEIEQATKVMEELQGSELPSSDRGGMHIEYARSKMRKS is encoded by the exons ATGGCTCAGCATCGCCAGCCGTACGATCCGTGGGCAGTGGAAGGAGTAAATACGCTTTTCGTTTCGGGGCTGCCGGACGACGTGAAGGCTCGTGAGATTCACAACCTCTTCCGCCGCCGACCTGGCTTCGACTCTTGCCAGCTCAAGTACACCGGCCGCGGCAACCAG GTTGTGGCATTTGCTACATTCTTCAACCATCAATCCGCCATTGCTGCGATGCACGCGTTAAat GGTGTAAAATTCGATCCTCAAACTGGATCCACATTACATATTGAACTTGCAAGGTCAAACTCCAGGAGGAAACGAAAACCGG GTAGTGGACCCTATGTTGTTATTGATAAAAGATGTAAACCCACAGAAAATGATCAAGAAGAGTCAAGTGATGATG ATACAGGAGACAGTGACTCTGATGAAACCGCATCTGGAGGATCCAATAATGATTCTGCAGAGGATGATTTAGCAACCTCAAAGAG TGAGACCACCGTTGATGCTGAAACTGCAGTAGCAGATCTAAAT CAGGGGCAAGCAAGAAAAACTGTCGAGGGAGGTATTCAACCGTGCTCCACTTTGTTTATCGCAAATCTGGGTCCATTGTGTACCGAAGATGAACTAAGAGAAGCTCTTTCTCG ATATGAAGGATTCAATGTGATCAAGATGCGTGCTAAAGGTGGAATGCCAGTTGCGTTTGCTGATTTTCAG GAAATCGAACAAGCTACTAAAGTTATGGAAGAACTTCAGGGAAGCGAGTTACCATCGTCAGATCGAGGCGGCATGCATATAGA GTATGCTAGGTCCAAAATGAGGAAGAGTTAG
- the LOC120002038 gene encoding protein WHI4 isoform X5, with amino-acid sequence MAQHRQPYDPWAVEGVNTLFVSGLPDDVKAREIHNLFRRRPGFDSCQLKYTGRGNQGVKFDPQTGSTLHIELARSNSRRKRKPGSGPYVVIDKRCKPTENDQEESSDDDTGDSDSDETASGGSNNDSAEDDLATSKSETTVDAETAVADLNQGQARKTVEGGIQPCSTLFIANLGPLCTEDELREALSRYEGFNVIKMRAKGGMPVAFADFQEIEQATKVMEELQGSELPSSDRGGMHIEYARSKMRKS; translated from the exons ATGGCTCAGCATCGCCAGCCGTACGATCCGTGGGCAGTGGAAGGAGTAAATACGCTTTTCGTTTCGGGGCTGCCGGACGACGTGAAGGCTCGTGAGATTCACAACCTCTTCCGCCGCCGACCTGGCTTCGACTCTTGCCAGCTCAAGTACACCGGCCGCGGCAACCAG GGTGTAAAATTCGATCCTCAAACTGGATCCACATTACATATTGAACTTGCAAGGTCAAACTCCAGGAGGAAACGAAAACCGG GTAGTGGACCCTATGTTGTTATTGATAAAAGATGTAAACCCACAGAAAATGATCAAGAAGAGTCAAGTGATGATG ATACAGGAGACAGTGACTCTGATGAAACCGCATCTGGAGGATCCAATAATGATTCTGCAGAGGATGATTTAGCAACCTCAAAGAG TGAGACCACCGTTGATGCTGAAACTGCAGTAGCAGATCTAAAT CAGGGGCAAGCAAGAAAAACTGTCGAGGGAGGTATTCAACCGTGCTCCACTTTGTTTATCGCAAATCTGGGTCCATTGTGTACCGAAGATGAACTAAGAGAAGCTCTTTCTCG ATATGAAGGATTCAATGTGATCAAGATGCGTGCTAAAGGTGGAATGCCAGTTGCGTTTGCTGATTTTCAG GAAATCGAACAAGCTACTAAAGTTATGGAAGAACTTCAGGGAAGCGAGTTACCATCGTCAGATCGAGGCGGCATGCATATAGA GTATGCTAGGTCCAAAATGAGGAAGAGTTAG
- the LOC120002038 gene encoding protein WHI4 isoform X4, with amino-acid sequence MAQHRQPYDPWAVEGVNTLFVSGLPDDVKAREIHNLFRRRPGFDSCQLKYTGRGNQVVAFATFFNHQSAIAAMHALNGVKFDPQTGSTLHIELARSNSRRKRKPGSGPYVVIDKRCKPTENDQEESSDDGDSDSDETASGGSNNDSAEDDLATSKSETTVDAETAVADLNGQARKTVEGGIQPCSTLFIANLGPLCTEDELREALSRYEGFNVIKMRAKGGMPVAFADFQEIEQATKVMEELQGSELPSSDRGGMHIEYARSKMRKS; translated from the exons ATGGCTCAGCATCGCCAGCCGTACGATCCGTGGGCAGTGGAAGGAGTAAATACGCTTTTCGTTTCGGGGCTGCCGGACGACGTGAAGGCTCGTGAGATTCACAACCTCTTCCGCCGCCGACCTGGCTTCGACTCTTGCCAGCTCAAGTACACCGGCCGCGGCAACCAG GTTGTGGCATTTGCTACATTCTTCAACCATCAATCCGCCATTGCTGCGATGCACGCGTTAAat GGTGTAAAATTCGATCCTCAAACTGGATCCACATTACATATTGAACTTGCAAGGTCAAACTCCAGGAGGAAACGAAAACCGG GTAGTGGACCCTATGTTGTTATTGATAAAAGATGTAAACCCACAGAAAATGATCAAGAAGAGTCAAGTGATGATG GAGACAGTGACTCTGATGAAACCGCATCTGGAGGATCCAATAATGATTCTGCAGAGGATGATTTAGCAACCTCAAAGAG TGAGACCACCGTTGATGCTGAAACTGCAGTAGCAGATCTAAAT GGGCAAGCAAGAAAAACTGTCGAGGGAGGTATTCAACCGTGCTCCACTTTGTTTATCGCAAATCTGGGTCCATTGTGTACCGAAGATGAACTAAGAGAAGCTCTTTCTCG ATATGAAGGATTCAATGTGATCAAGATGCGTGCTAAAGGTGGAATGCCAGTTGCGTTTGCTGATTTTCAG GAAATCGAACAAGCTACTAAAGTTATGGAAGAACTTCAGGGAAGCGAGTTACCATCGTCAGATCGAGGCGGCATGCATATAGA GTATGCTAGGTCCAAAATGAGGAAGAGTTAG